One window of Campylobacter avium LMG 24591 genomic DNA carries:
- the uvrA gene encoding excinuclease ABC subunit UvrA has translation MKNEIIKIIGARENNLKNISLELPKNKLIVFTGLSGSGKSTLAFDTLYAEGQRRYIESLSSYARQFLDRVAKPDIDKIEGLTPAIAIDQKTTSKNPRSTVGTITEIYDYLRLLYARIGKQHCHNCGKEISSMGASDIVNEILKLPKGAKIIIYAPLVREKKGSYVDLLENLRNKGYVRAQIDGVTVRLDEDIELAKTKKHSIKLIIDRLEIKEDLLARLASDVEKGLEESFGELELEVLNAEELGIAKHFHYSEHNACFACKLSFVPIEPLSFSFNSHKGACESCDGLGIRYSIDLKKIINECLSLEQGAIKIMSGFHRAYYYKFLLAFCEQNEINLKIPFSELKEDEKKLILYGSAKEVEFLWKRHRLKRKFEGVVKIAYDILKDEKDLGDYMSEKTCKDCKGHRLRPQSLAVKVADKNLGEILDMSIEDCVNFFNAEKNFSYLSKQNAFIAKPILKEINERLFFLYDVGLGYLSLGRDARTISGGEAQRIRIASQIGSGLSGVMYVLDEPSIGLHERDTQKLIKTLRTLQEKGNTLIVVEHDKKTIENADYIVDIGPKAGKFGGEVVFAGTFKELLKAKSETALYMSAKKDVNQLKNRKQKEWLELKNVSINNIKNLNVKFPLSNLVAITGVSGSGKSSLILQTLLPFAKEALNHAKKIKKIGSVEIEGLEKLDKVIYLDQSPIGRTPRSNPATYTGTMDEIRNLFALTKEAKMRGYKSGRFSFNVKGGRCEKCAGDGEIKIEMHFLPDIMVLCDACGGKRYNEATLEIRYKGKNIADVLAMSIAEAYDFFSSVPKIRQKLDTLIKVGLEYLSLGQNATTLSGGEAQRIKLAKELSRSDTGKTLYILDEPTTGLHFEDVNKLVSVLQHLVDLGNSIFVIEHNLDVIKNADYIIDMGPEGGVKGGKVIATGSVSKLAKEHKKSGSYTGYYLSLEKI, from the coding sequence ATGAAAAATGAGATAATAAAAATAATAGGCGCAAGAGAAAATAACCTAAAAAACATAAGCCTAGAGCTTCCTAAAAACAAACTCATAGTCTTTACCGGACTTTCAGGCTCTGGTAAATCCACCCTAGCCTTTGATACACTTTATGCAGAGGGGCAAAGAAGATATATTGAGAGTTTAAGCTCTTATGCTAGGCAGTTTTTAGATAGAGTTGCAAAGCCAGACATTGACAAGATAGAAGGCCTAACTCCTGCCATAGCCATAGATCAAAAAACCACCTCTAAAAACCCTCGCTCAACGGTTGGAACCATCACTGAAATTTATGATTATTTAAGACTTTTATACGCAAGAATTGGCAAACAACACTGCCACAACTGCGGCAAAGAAATTTCATCTATGGGTGCAAGTGATATAGTAAATGAAATTCTAAAGCTGCCAAAGGGTGCAAAAATCATCATCTACGCCCCGCTTGTAAGAGAAAAAAAAGGAAGTTATGTAGACTTACTGGAAAATCTTAGAAACAAAGGCTATGTAAGAGCGCAAATAGACGGAGTTACCGTTAGGCTTGATGAGGATATAGAATTAGCAAAAACCAAAAAACATAGCATAAAACTCATCATAGATAGACTAGAAATAAAAGAAGATCTTTTAGCAAGACTTGCAAGTGATGTAGAAAAAGGCTTGGAGGAAAGTTTTGGCGAACTTGAACTAGAGGTTTTAAACGCTGAAGAGCTAGGCATTGCAAAGCATTTTCACTATAGCGAGCACAATGCTTGTTTTGCTTGTAAATTGTCCTTCGTGCCCATAGAACCGCTTAGCTTTTCTTTTAATTCACACAAAGGAGCTTGCGAGAGCTGTGATGGGCTTGGAATTCGCTACAGCATAGATCTTAAAAAAATCATAAATGAGTGCTTAAGCCTAGAACAAGGTGCTATTAAGATAATGAGTGGCTTTCACAGGGCATATTATTATAAATTCTTACTAGCTTTTTGTGAGCAAAATGAAATAAATCTTAAAATCCCATTTTCTGAACTAAAAGAAGATGAAAAAAAACTTATCTTGTATGGCAGTGCTAAGGAAGTTGAGTTTTTATGGAAAAGACACAGGCTTAAAAGAAAATTTGAAGGCGTTGTAAAGATAGCTTATGACATCTTAAAGGATGAAAAGGATCTTGGCGATTATATGAGTGAAAAAACTTGCAAGGATTGCAAAGGACATAGACTAAGACCTCAAAGCCTAGCTGTTAAGGTGGCTGATAAAAATTTAGGCGAAATTTTAGATATGAGTATAGAAGACTGTGTAAATTTCTTTAATGCGGAAAAAAATTTCTCCTATCTAAGCAAACAAAATGCCTTTATAGCAAAGCCCATACTAAAAGAGATAAATGAGAGATTATTCTTTTTATATGATGTGGGGCTTGGATACTTAAGCTTAGGACGCGATGCAAGGACTATTAGCGGGGGTGAAGCACAAAGGATACGTATAGCCTCTCAAATAGGCTCAGGACTTAGCGGTGTTATGTATGTGCTGGATGAGCCTAGCATAGGACTACACGAAAGAGACACTCAAAAGCTCATAAAAACGCTTAGAACCTTGCAAGAAAAGGGAAATACCTTAATAGTAGTAGAACACGATAAAAAAACCATAGAAAATGCTGATTATATAGTAGATATAGGTCCTAAGGCTGGTAAATTTGGAGGAGAGGTGGTTTTTGCTGGCACTTTTAAAGAGCTTTTAAAGGCTAAAAGCGAAACGGCTTTATATATGAGTGCTAAAAAAGATGTTAATCAGCTTAAAAATAGAAAGCAAAAAGAGTGGCTAGAGCTTAAAAATGTAAGTATAAATAATATAAAAAATTTAAATGTGAAATTCCCCCTTTCAAATTTAGTAGCCATAACAGGAGTTTCAGGCTCTGGAAAAAGCTCACTCATACTTCAAACCCTGCTACCTTTCGCAAAAGAAGCGTTAAATCACGCAAAAAAGATTAAAAAAATCGGCTCTGTGGAGATAGAAGGGCTTGAAAAACTAGATAAGGTAATCTACCTAGACCAAAGCCCTATAGGAAGAACTCCTCGCTCAAACCCTGCAACCTACACAGGAACAATGGACGAGATAAGAAATCTCTTTGCTCTTACAAAGGAAGCAAAGATGAGAGGATACAAAAGCGGACGCTTTTCTTTTAATGTAAAGGGTGGAAGATGTGAAAAATGTGCTGGAGATGGAGAGATAAAGATAGAAATGCACTTCTTACCCGATATAATGGTGCTTTGCGATGCTTGTGGAGGCAAAAGATACAACGAAGCTACGCTTGAGATAAGATATAAGGGCAAAAATATAGCTGATGTGCTTGCTATGAGCATAGCTGAGGCTTATGACTTTTTTAGCTCTGTGCCAAAGATAAGGCAAAAGCTAGATACCTTGATAAAGGTTGGACTTGAGTATCTAAGCCTTGGACAAAATGCAACCACACTAAGCGGCGGGGAGGCTCAAAGGATAAAACTAGCTAAAGAATTAAGCAGAAGCGATACAGGAAAAACCCTTTATATACTTGATGAGCCAACCACAGGACTGCATTTTGAAGATGTGAATAAACTCGTATCTGTTTTACAGCACTTAGTAGATCTTGGAAATTCAATCTTTGTGATAGAGCATAACTTAGATGTTATAAAAAATGCTGATTATATCATAGATATGGGACCTGAAGGAGGAGTAAAAGGAGGCAAGGTTATAGCTACAGGCTCTGTGTCAAAACTAGCAAAGGAGCATAAAAAAAGCGGCTCTTATACGGGGTATTATTTAAGCTTGGAAAAGATCTAA
- a CDS encoding ankyrin repeat domain-containing protein, with amino-acid sequence MMSDTAYAFYYFVVFFLAFLYAFFYIILSAVFIYEYFLAPFRKVKTYRRVLVACIVVLSLKLILSLSMYSFVAVFFDVLCLLLLFYLLRVFYSPFYKALHCMQAKDYVGFFKNLQNANKWWKIRTFKGLSLFHYAVFLNDLNFINIMLSKHIKVSFKEDENEIKLIKYIKEIQSKNLFLNLSDSEKKELLFLRLGKNASFVANSGVKKMRIKFKQVNSLCFAAFCSNHEAVRLLLENNANVDDYALFKGMKFYPESFALINFNFIMSDFFLKRFKQVSKRLKSFYDYEFIDKACLYVLYDDLNSLKNAKFSDLYTLFYLAIALCKIQVLRFLLDEKLQHLSSKQRASLLEISLKFDALQSFAVLSKEYHFDTSLAFFNAVCFGSKKIVKYMLDNAYKPNDQEMIYLYYLYFDSKSEELFEILKSIGLEFRDKQGETPLLSAVKYNLSEQAFALIEAGADTTVKDNEGRDLLFYAKQNNNQELIKMLSLDLFQA; translated from the coding sequence ATGATGAGTGATACAGCTTATGCTTTTTATTATTTTGTGGTGTTTTTTCTAGCTTTTTTATATGCTTTCTTTTATATTATACTATCTGCGGTATTTATATATGAGTATTTTTTAGCGCCGTTTAGAAAGGTAAAAACTTATAGGCGGGTTCTTGTTGCTTGTATCGTTGTGTTAAGTCTTAAACTTATCTTATCTTTAAGTATGTATTCTTTTGTGGCAGTCTTTTTTGATGTATTATGTTTATTGCTTTTATTTTATTTGCTTAGGGTGTTTTACTCGCCTTTTTATAAGGCTTTGCACTGTATGCAAGCTAAGGATTATGTAGGATTTTTTAAGAATTTGCAAAATGCTAATAAATGGTGGAAAATTCGCACATTTAAGGGCTTATCTTTATTTCATTATGCTGTGTTTTTAAATGACTTAAATTTTATAAATATCATGCTTTCTAAACATATAAAAGTAAGTTTTAAAGAAGATGAAAACGAAATAAAGCTTATAAAATACATCAAAGAAATTCAGTCAAAAAATTTGTTTTTGAATTTAAGCGATAGTGAAAAAAAGGAGCTTTTGTTTTTAAGACTTGGCAAAAATGCTAGTTTTGTGGCAAATAGCGGTGTGAAAAAAATGCGTATAAAATTTAAGCAAGTAAATAGCCTTTGTTTTGCTGCATTTTGTTCAAACCACGAGGCGGTGCGTTTGCTGCTTGAAAACAATGCTAATGTCGATGATTACGCTTTGTTTAAGGGTATGAAATTTTACCCTGAAAGCTTTGCTTTGATAAATTTTAATTTCATCATGAGTGATTTTTTCTTAAAAAGATTTAAGCAAGTAAGCAAGAGATTAAAAAGTTTTTATGACTATGAATTTATAGATAAGGCTTGTTTGTACGTGCTTTATGATGATTTAAATTCTTTGAAAAATGCAAAATTTAGCGATTTATACACTTTGTTTTACTTAGCCATAGCACTTTGCAAAATTCAAGTTTTGAGATTTTTACTAGATGAAAAATTACAACATTTAAGTTCTAAGCAAAGGGCTTCCCTGCTTGAAATTTCGCTTAAATTTGACGCTTTGCAAAGCTTTGCTGTTTTAAGCAAAGAATATCATTTTGACACAAGTCTTGCTTTTTTTAATGCTGTGTGTTTTGGCTCTAAAAAGATTGTGAAATATATGCTTGACAATGCTTATAAGCCAAATGACCAAGAAATGATTTATCTTTATTATCTGTATTTTGATAGTAAAAGTGAGGAGCTTTTTGAAATTCTTAAAAGTATAGGCTTAGAATTTAGGGATAAGCAAGGAGAAACCCCGCTTTTATCCGCTGTTAAATACAATCTAAGCGAACAAGCCTTTGCGTTGATTGAGGCAGGGGCGGATACTACTGTTAAAGATAATGAGGGGAGGGATTTGTTATTTTACGCGAAGCAAAATAACAATCAAGAGCTAATTAAGATGTTAAGCTTAGATCTTTTCCAAGCTTAA
- a CDS encoding YqaA family protein, whose translation MLETLSYPFLALVCFISASIYPLASEAFVVSFVLAGFDKITVFIVASLSNTLGSLSTYLLGFFASKFFLEKYLKKSIQKAQKYKKYCDKYGFLLAFFAFLPIVGDIFVLALAINKYPVLKASIFIFLGKAFRYFILLSLL comes from the coding sequence ATGTTAGAAACTTTATCGTACCCATTTTTAGCCCTTGTTTGCTTTATCTCAGCTAGTATTTATCCGCTAGCTTCAGAAGCCTTTGTCGTAAGCTTTGTGCTAGCAGGCTTTGATAAAATAACAGTTTTTATAGTGGCTAGCTTATCAAATACCCTTGGTTCCTTAAGTACATATTTACTAGGCTTTTTTGCCTCTAAATTTTTCTTAGAAAAATATCTAAAAAAGAGCATTCAAAAGGCCCAAAAATACAAAAAATACTGCGATAAATACGGATTTTTGCTCGCATTTTTCGCCTTTTTGCCTATAGTTGGAGATATTTTTGTGCTAGCACTTGCCATAAATAAATACCCTGTGTTAAAAGCTAGTATTTTTATATTTCTAGGCAAGGCTTTTAGGTATTTTATACTACTTTCTTTGCTTTAA
- the polA gene encoding DNA polymerase I, whose translation MKILTIIDSFGLFFRLFYALKALKNSSGKDSGMIKGFADFIYNLESELKSDYVIFALDSKGENIRNSIDPSYKSNRNEPPAELLSQLPVCIQMIKDMKFAHFQKQGYEADDIIATVVNLLKDEDVFIRIITQDKDLYQLIKDDKVSIYSPISKREYDEAACFEKYGVKPKQIKDFLALCGDSADNIKGVKGIGEKGAKKLLDDFENIENIYENLTLVKNERTKKLLLEGKEDAFVSKKLAKLYDDLDLNLNLEECKMPTKALLNVVNTLQEYELNALLKKIAVKDIKNTQISTFKSTVLDDSQKLFEMLNKLDKETVVAFDTETTGLDTKNAKIVGFSFAINEDEAFYVPIAHKNLSKQISLEDAKKAISIIFENFVVGHNLKYDFAIIKQNFNINLAQKYADTMILAWLKEPGSRISLDILAKKFFSYETIHFEDIVKKGESFCDVDINTACKYAAEDAYISLKLYFYFLQNLEKELFDIALKLEFPFIKVLLNMEEKGIKLDKEALKAIMCDFEQEINKIKDKIYSLAGENFNINSPQQVAQILFEKLALEGKKKGKSGFLSTDEKVLKELINEHEIVPEILAYRELSKLYSTYCEPILKFAQKDENSRIYSNFLQHGTATGRLSSKEPNLQNIPAHGQYAKKYKSCFVAQDGFSFLSIDYSQIELRMLAHFSEDEKLLSAFKNDEDIHAKTAMMIFNEVNYETRSIAKSINFGLIYGMGYKTLSKNLQIPATQAKLYIEKYFENFTSIKKYFERVKQEARENGYIKTLLGRKRYFNFQEINAKILASYERESVNSILQGSAADIIKLAMLELDKDLDDDKRLILQIHDELIFEIRDEIVEKFAKFAENVMKNIVKLKVDLKTSSSVAKKWGDLK comes from the coding sequence ATGAAAATATTAACGATAATAGACAGTTTTGGCTTATTTTTTAGACTATTTTACGCCCTTAAGGCCTTAAAAAATTCAAGTGGTAAAGATAGCGGCATGATAAAGGGCTTTGCTGATTTTATTTATAATTTAGAAAGTGAATTAAAAAGTGATTATGTAATCTTTGCTCTAGATAGCAAGGGAGAAAACATAAGAAATAGCATAGACCCATCTTATAAAAGCAACAGAAACGAACCACCTGCCGAGCTTTTAAGCCAACTTCCCGTTTGCATACAAATGATAAAGGATATGAAATTTGCACATTTTCAAAAGCAAGGCTATGAAGCTGATGACATAATAGCAACTGTCGTTAATCTTTTAAAAGATGAGGATGTTTTTATAAGAATTATTACTCAAGATAAGGACCTTTACCAACTCATAAAAGATGATAAGGTAAGCATTTACAGTCCTATTTCTAAAAGGGAATACGACGAGGCAGCTTGTTTTGAAAAATACGGAGTAAAACCAAAACAAATCAAAGATTTTTTAGCTCTGTGCGGAGATAGCGCCGATAACATCAAAGGCGTTAAAGGCATAGGCGAAAAGGGTGCAAAAAAGCTTTTGGATGATTTTGAAAACATAGAAAATATTTATGAAAATTTAACCTTGGTAAAAAACGAAAGAACCAAAAAATTACTGCTTGAAGGCAAAGAAGACGCCTTTGTGTCTAAAAAACTAGCAAAATTATACGATGATTTGGATTTAAATTTGAATTTAGAAGAATGCAAAATGCCCACAAAAGCCTTGCTAAATGTAGTAAATACCCTGCAAGAATACGAACTAAATGCCTTGCTTAAAAAAATAGCAGTAAAAGATATAAAAAATACCCAAATTAGCACATTTAAAAGCACCGTGCTTGATGATAGCCAAAAATTATTTGAAATGTTAAACAAGCTTGATAAAGAAACCGTGGTCGCCTTTGATACTGAAACAACCGGGCTTGACACAAAAAATGCTAAGATAGTTGGCTTTTCTTTTGCCATAAATGAGGATGAGGCCTTTTATGTGCCAATAGCTCACAAAAATCTTTCTAAGCAAATTAGCCTTGAGGACGCTAAAAAGGCTATATCCATAATATTTGAAAATTTCGTGGTGGGACATAATTTAAAATACGATTTTGCGATAATAAAGCAAAATTTTAATATCAACTTAGCGCAAAAATACGCCGACACCATGATACTTGCTTGGCTTAAAGAACCCGGCTCAAGGATAAGCTTAGACATCTTGGCAAAAAAATTTTTTTCTTACGAAACCATACATTTTGAAGATATAGTAAAAAAAGGCGAAAGCTTTTGCGATGTGGATATCAACACAGCTTGCAAATACGCGGCAGAGGACGCTTACATAAGCCTTAAGTTGTATTTTTATTTCTTACAAAATTTAGAAAAAGAACTCTTTGACATAGCCCTTAAGCTTGAATTTCCTTTTATCAAAGTCTTGCTAAATATGGAAGAAAAAGGCATAAAGCTAGATAAAGAGGCCTTAAAAGCCATAATGTGCGACTTTGAGCAAGAAATTAACAAAATCAAAGATAAAATTTACAGCTTAGCTGGCGAAAATTTCAACATAAACTCACCGCAACAAGTGGCGCAAATCTTATTTGAAAAACTAGCTCTAGAGGGCAAAAAAAAGGGCAAAAGCGGCTTTTTATCAACAGATGAAAAGGTTTTAAAAGAACTTATAAACGAACATGAGATAGTGCCTGAAATTTTAGCCTATAGAGAGCTTTCCAAGCTTTACTCAACCTACTGCGAGCCTATACTGAAATTTGCACAAAAGGATGAAAATTCGCGGATTTATTCTAACTTTTTACAGCACGGAACGGCTACGGGCAGGCTATCATCAAAAGAGCCAAATTTACAAAACATACCAGCACACGGCCAATATGCCAAAAAATACAAATCCTGCTTTGTGGCACAAGATGGCTTTTCGTTTTTAAGCATTGATTATTCGCAAATAGAACTAAGAATGCTAGCTCATTTTAGTGAGGATGAAAAACTGCTAAGTGCTTTTAAAAACGACGAGGATATACACGCAAAAACTGCTATGATGATTTTTAATGAAGTAAATTACGAAACAAGAAGCATAGCAAAAAGCATAAATTTCGGGCTTATCTATGGCATGGGCTATAAAACCTTAAGCAAAAATTTACAAATTCCAGCAACACAGGCCAAGCTTTACATAGAAAAATACTTCGAAAATTTCACAAGCATAAAAAAATACTTTGAAAGAGTAAAGCAAGAAGCTAGGGAAAACGGCTATATAAAGACCTTGCTGGGCAGAAAGAGGTATTTTAATTTTCAAGAAATAAATGCGAAAATTCTAGCAAGTTACGAAAGAGAAAGCGTAAATTCTATACTTCAAGGCTCGGCTGCTGATATTATAAAACTAGCTATGTTAGAGCTTGATAAGGATTTAGATGATGATAAAAGGCTGATTTTACAAATTCATGATGAATTGATTTTTGAGATAAGAGATGAAATAGTAGAAAAATTTGCCAAATTTGCTGAAAATGTTATGAAAAATATTGTAAAATTAAAAGTTGATTTGAAAACTTCATCAAGCGTAGCTAAAAAATGGGGTGATTTGAAATGA
- the motA gene encoding flagellar motor stator protein MotA, with amino-acid sequence MDLTTILGMIFATTSISVGDILEGGNPLHVIHLSSVLIVIPTAMCCAITSVHKKSLKNAFKELKIAFTGAKVNLGERIAQIVDFSIVARRDGLLALESRTNEIDNDFLRSALMMLVDGKSFDEIRETMEIQTEELEEHYKEAGEYWILAGETCPTMGLVGAVMCLMLALQKLDNPQEMAMGISGAFTATVTGIFASYALFTPWGRKMIANGKDYVKEQIVIAEGIKGIAEGANPRDLEAKLFNYLSHDDARISQFEK; translated from the coding sequence ATGGATTTAACCACTATACTTGGTATGATATTTGCAACAACTAGTATCTCGGTAGGAGATATATTAGAAGGTGGAAATCCTCTACATGTTATCCACTTAAGCTCCGTTCTTATAGTTATTCCAACCGCTATGTGCTGTGCGATTACTTCGGTGCATAAAAAATCACTTAAAAATGCCTTTAAAGAATTAAAGATAGCTTTTACAGGTGCTAAGGTAAATTTAGGTGAGCGTATAGCTCAAATAGTTGATTTTTCAATAGTTGCAAGAAGAGACGGTTTATTAGCTTTAGAGTCAAGAACAAATGAAATAGATAATGATTTTTTAAGAAGTGCTCTTATGATGCTAGTTGATGGAAAAAGCTTTGATGAGATAAGAGAGACTATGGAAATTCAAACAGAAGAGCTTGAAGAACACTACAAGGAGGCTGGGGAGTATTGGATACTAGCTGGTGAAACTTGTCCTACAATGGGACTAGTTGGAGCGGTTATGTGTCTTATGCTTGCCCTTCAAAAGCTTGATAATCCTCAGGAAATGGCTATGGGTATATCTGGAGCTTTTACAGCAACGGTTACTGGAATTTTTGCCTCTTACGCTCTTTTTACTCCTTGGGGTCGCAAAATGATAGCAAATGGCAAGGACTACGTAAAAGAACAAATCGTTATAGCAGAAGGTATAAAAGGCATAGCTGAGGGTGCTAATCCAAGAGATTTAGAAGCAAAGCTATTTAATTACCTCTCACACGATGATGCTAGAATTTCACAATTTGAAAAGTAG
- the motB gene encoding flagellar motor protein MotB, with the protein MAKKHKCPECPAGEKWAVPYADFLSLLLALFIALWAISESNPAKTEALKTEFIKIFDFSPSNVVESETSNQQQYKGASKTPQDELEALKELTLTQQETIKKLKAALDQQENQVALQLPARIEFERGSADIVSQDVRDFLKYMVDFTKGLPSKIQVEIRGYTDNSDTALRSFDLAYKRAENVANYFIENGVNTKSISIKSFGLNQPLDNDASLTKNNRVEIYYKMDVTDEQTQKSVIERLDTFNP; encoded by the coding sequence ATGGCTAAAAAACATAAATGTCCAGAATGTCCTGCTGGCGAAAAGTGGGCTGTTCCTTACGCTGACTTTTTGTCTTTATTGCTTGCCCTATTTATCGCTTTATGGGCTATTTCTGAGTCAAACCCAGCCAAAACAGAGGCATTGAAAACTGAATTTATAAAAATCTTTGATTTTTCTCCCTCAAATGTTGTTGAGAGTGAAACCTCCAATCAACAACAATATAAGGGTGCTTCAAAGACTCCACAAGATGAGCTAGAAGCACTCAAAGAACTAACACTAACCCAACAAGAAACAATCAAAAAGCTAAAAGCTGCACTAGATCAGCAAGAAAACCAAGTAGCCTTACAGCTTCCAGCGAGGATTGAATTTGAAAGAGGGAGTGCTGATATAGTATCTCAAGATGTAAGAGATTTTTTAAAATACATGGTAGATTTCACCAAGGGTTTGCCGTCTAAAATTCAAGTTGAGATTAGAGGCTACACTGATAATAGCGACACAGCGTTAAGAAGCTTTGATTTAGCTTATAAAAGGGCTGAAAACGTTGCAAATTATTTTATAGAAAATGGGGTAAATACCAAAAGCATAAGCATAAAGAGCTTTGGTCTAAATCAACCGCTTGACAACGACGCTTCGCTTACAAAAAATAATAGAGTTGAAATTTATTACAAGATGGATGTAACGGATGAACAAACTCAAAAATCCGTCATAGAAAGGCTGGATACTTTTAATCCTTAA
- the panD gene encoding aspartate 1-decarboxylase has translation MMLTMLKAKIHRAKVTEARLDYVGSISIDENLLKESGILEYEKVQVVNVNNGARFETYTIASKEKGVICLNGAAARLVQKNDKVIIMAYANLDEKEALNFKPKVVFVDEDNQISKISSYEKHGELA, from the coding sequence ATGATGCTTACTATGTTAAAGGCTAAAATTCACAGAGCCAAGGTAACTGAGGCTAGGCTTGATTATGTTGGAAGCATAAGCATAGATGAAAATTTGCTTAAAGAAAGTGGAATTTTAGAGTATGAAAAGGTGCAAGTTGTAAATGTAAATAACGGGGCTAGATTTGAAACCTATACCATAGCTTCTAAGGAAAAGGGCGTGATTTGTTTAAACGGAGCGGCGGCTCGTTTGGTGCAAAAAAATGACAAGGTTATAATAATGGCTTATGCGAATTTGGACGAAAAGGAGGCTCTAAATTTTAAACCCAAGGTTGTTTTTGTAGATGAAGATAATCAAATTTCAAAGATAAGCAGCTATGAAAAACACGGAGAATTAGCCTAG
- the panC gene encoding pantoate--beta-alanine ligase: MKIIKSIKELKKELLEYKKANLSIGFVPTMGYLHEGHLSLMRAAKKENERLIVSIFVNPMQFGANEDLDKYPRDLERDSKLCEDEGVDILFCPSVEELYPKGFSSYVDMNSLTNTLCGASRAGHFRGVCTVLMKLFNITGANRAYFGQKDAQQCAVVKQMVRDLNLDIEIKICPIVREADNLAKSSRNVYLNEDERKSALCLSRALALAKKMLDEGEKEAFKIKEAMQKEIEKENLARIDYISLVNPKTMQELEQIKDEVLVALAVFVGKTRLIDNYLRGEI; encoded by the coding sequence ATGAAAATTATAAAAAGCATAAAAGAGCTTAAAAAAGAGCTTTTAGAGTATAAAAAAGCAAATTTAAGTATAGGCTTTGTGCCAACTATGGGTTATTTGCACGAGGGGCATTTAAGCCTTATGAGAGCTGCTAAGAAAGAAAATGAGAGGCTCATAGTAAGCATTTTTGTAAATCCTATGCAGTTTGGAGCAAATGAGGACTTGGATAAATACCCAAGGGATTTAGAAAGAGATTCTAAGCTGTGCGAGGATGAGGGTGTGGATATACTTTTTTGCCCTAGTGTAGAGGAGCTTTATCCAAAGGGCTTTTCAAGCTATGTTGATATGAACTCTTTAACAAATACTTTGTGCGGAGCAAGCAGAGCAGGGCATTTTAGAGGGGTTTGCACTGTGCTTATGAAGCTTTTTAATATCACAGGCGCAAACAGAGCATATTTTGGACAAAAAGACGCGCAGCAATGTGCTGTGGTTAAGCAGATGGTAAGGGATTTAAACTTAGATATAGAAATAAAAATTTGTCCCATAGTAAGAGAGGCTGATAACTTAGCAAAAAGCTCAAGAAATGTTTATTTAAACGAAGATGAAAGAAAGTCAGCCCTTTGTCTTAGCAGGGCTTTAGCCTTAGCTAAAAAAATGCTAGATGAGGGCGAAAAAGAGGCTTTTAAAATAAAAGAGGCTATGCAAAAAGAAATAGAAAAAGAAAATTTAGCAAGGATTGATTATATATCCTTGGTAAATCCAAAAACTATGCAAGAATTAGAGCAGATAAAGGATGAAGTTTTAGTAGCCTTAGCCGTTTTTGTTGGAAAAACAAGGCTTATAGATAATTATTTAAGGGGCGAGATATGA